The sequence below is a genomic window from bacterium.
TTCGACCGGCTGGTTTTGGAATCCCGTGGCTTTCCGGCTGTGACCTCGACCGGCGGCTGCGGCGTCTTCCGCAAGGAGTGGGCGAAGGAGTTTGCCGAGATCCGGGAGGTCTACATCTGCTTCGACAACGACGAACCGGGCCGTGACGGTGCTCAGCGGGTTGCGGAATTGATTCCGTACGCGAAGATCGTCCGCTTGACCGACGACGTTGGCCCCGCCGGTGACATCACCGACTTCCTCGTCCGCCTCGGACGCTCGAACGACGACTTCGTGGATCTCCTCAAGACGGCCGTGCCGGCGCAGAAGAGTTCGCGTCCGCCACGTGATCGGTCGCCCCGAGCTCACGAACCCGACTCTCCGCTGGCGCGGCGCGTCGCGCGTCTCAAATCATCGCTCTCCATCGTCGAGGTGATCGAGCCCTACGTGACCCTCCGCATCGGCCACGGTGTGCTTCGCGGGCACTGCCCGTTCCACCAGGACGACACGCCGTCCTTCACCGTCTACCCGGCCACCGGCACCTTCCACTGCTTCGGCTGCCGCATACACGGCGATGCAATCAGGTTCCTCATGGAGGCGGCGCACCTCACCTTCTACCAGGCGCTCGAAGCGCTCGAATCTCACCAACGCCATGGCCGAGCAGCCTGAGAAGACGGCGCGCGGGATCCCGTGCGTCTCGACGACCTTCGATGACGGTTCTCTCGTCGAGATGGTCTACCGGCCCGAGGAGCGGCGGACGGCGTTCGTCGTTTGGCGCGATGACGGCTGGACCGAAGTGCCATACGTAGAGCGCGACGGCGCTCGCCTCGTTCCCTATTCGCCGCGGAATAACCTGATCACCAACAGCGTCGTGGTCTTCCCGTCGGAACCGGCGGAGTATGGGAGCGTGGCCGAGCTCGTCGCCGAGGTGCAGGCGTACATCCACCGCTACATCGACCTCTCGCCGCTCTTCGAGCAGATCGCCGCCTACTACGTGCTCTTCACGTGGGTTTACGATGCTTTCAATGAGCTGCCGTACCTCCGGGTCCGCGGTGACTACGGGAGCGGCAAGACCCGTTTTCTCCTCGTCATCGGCTCCCTCTGCTACAAGCCGATCTTCGCGAGCGGCGCCTCGACGGTCTCACCGCTCTTCCGGCTTCTCGACACCTTCCGCGGCACGCTCGTCATCGACGAGAGCGACTTCCGGGTCTCGGACGAACGCGCCGAGGTGGTGAAGATCCTGAACAATGGCAACGGGCGAGGCTTTCCCGTCTTGCGGAGTGAGCTCGCCGGCAAGGGCGAGTACGATCCGCGCGCATACCACGTCTTCGGGCCGAAACTTGTCGCCACGCGCGGCTTCTTCGAGGACCGCGCTCTGGAGAGCCGGTGCCTCAGTGAGGAAATGGGACAGCGCGAGCTGCGCGTCGACGTGCCGATAAGCTTGTCGCGCGGTGTCGCAGATGAAGCGCTCGCGCTTCGCAACAAGCTGCTCCTCTTCCGTTTCCGGAACCTGGCGAGGTGCGGTCCCGCCGACCAACTCATCGATCGCTCCATCGAGCCGCGCCTCAATCAGATCTTTGTTCCGCTCATGAGCGTGGTCGAAGATGCCGATGTCCGTGGCGACCTGAAGGAGCTGGCGCGGCAGTACCAGCTGGAGATGGTCGCCGATCGCGGACTGACGACGGAGGCTCAGGTGCTGGAAGTTGTCCGGGAAACGCTGCTTGCAGCCGACGAACCTCACCTGGCGGTGAAAGACATCACTGCCCGTTTCGCCGAGCGCTTCGGCGATGAGTACGAGCGCAAGGTCACCGCCCGGTGGATCGGCGGCGTCCTGCGGCGGAAGTTGCGACTGCCGACCGAGCGTCGGCACGGGGCCTATGTTATCCCGCGCGAGGCGTTTCCGCAGATCGCGCGGCTCACCGAGCGCTACGGACTCGGGTCCGATCCGCCACCTGAACAGATTCCTGACCCTCTGGGGGACTTTGGGTGACGTTGGGGGACTTTGCCGGGGCGATGTGGTCGGCAGGCGCCGTCATTGCGGCGCCTTTCTCTCCCTCCCGAACGATCGTGCGCCCCCGCGGCTGATCCGTCGCTACGTCACCCTATGTCCCCCAACGTCCCCCGGACTTGTCCGCCAAACCTCGGTGTCGCCGCTACTGATTTGGACCGACCACCACCCGAGCAACCGTGCTCCCGAGGTCGATCGATGGCGTTTCGAGCTGTCGACACCGTCCCATCTTGACTAGTTCGATCATGACTGCGCGGTGCGGCCAACTCGCCTCCGCCCTGACGGAGTCCGGCTGCAATTGCAACGAGTCCCGTTGTCTGGCCATCTCGTCGTAGCTTCTCCATTCCGCGGGCTCAGTGATGACGAGTTCGGATCCAAATTGGAGACCTTGCTTTGCGGCAAGCAGGTCGGTGTAGGCCGCTCGGGCGCGAAGGTTCGCTGCCTGGCGGTTCAATTCCTCGGAGTTATCTCGCTGCCGTCCTCGCCGGTCGTAGTAGGGAACGCTGCTGGCGAATCCCCGAAGGCCGATCTCGATCGGCTGATCAGGCCCGCCTGCGCACCGGTGGATCTCGGTCAGGAACGCCTTGATTCCTTCGCGCTGTTTGTCGGTTAGGCTCACGCCCTGGAAGAATGCCCCATTGTCCCAACCCGCCTTTCCAAAGAAGACGAGCGGGGCGAGCGATGCACGAATCTGTTCGGGCTGAGTCTCCAGGTAAATGACTGGTGCGGTGGTAGGAAGGTCCGGGATCTCGATGGGTGGGTGTTGATAGATGGCGAGTCCGAGGGTGAGGGCGAATGTGGCATAGGCCAGGCTTGTCGCATCGTCGAGGAAACTCCAGATCGCGGTACTCCTCAGAACAAATGCGGCGCTCTCGATCGCGAATTTCACGAGTCGCTCCAGGTTGAGCGCGATGGCGGCGACCGAGATCGCTGCTGCCGAGAGGCCTGCCGGGAGGTTGGGGAGGAGGTTGCCGGCCTGACCGGCAACAACGCCGAAGAGTTTGTTCGCGAGAACGTATCCAGCAAGGCCCGCCGTGCCGCCGACGAGAATGACAAACGCCGCGCGAGCAGTGAGGCCCGCCCATCCCTTGGTGCGTTCGCGGACGATGACGCGCGTTCGGGAATCAGTTGTTGTAGGCGCCGTGTTGTCCATCGCTGACGATCGGGTCGGACCCAGCTGTAAGTTTCACTGGATTGATGCCGTTCCTTGGCGCCCGTCGGCAAGGTGGGAAATTCCCTTACGGGATTTCCCTTATCGAGCGCGACTCCGTGGTGGTAGGCACGATCGCGACCGATGAAGCTGACTTGCCACTCTCGGCAACTTTCTCCGTCGTGACGGCCGCGCGTGCAGCGGTACGATGAAGAAAAGGTCTCACACAAACCAATCCCCATCGCTCTTTGAAAAAACCATCAAGTCTTCCCAACTACCTCCGGATGCACCGCCGGCGGGCGGGGCTCACGCAGGCGGACATGGCGTACCTGCTCGGCGTGCAGTCGAGCGGAAAGGTCTCCCGCTACGAACGCTTCGCCCGCCGTCCAGCGTTGGAAACGGCAATGGCGTTCGAGGTCATTCTCGGCGTTCCCATCGTCGATCTCTTTGCCGGCGTTCGTGAAGACATCGAGCACGAAGTCAGGAAGCGGGCGCTTCGCCTCCGCCGGCGACTTCTGAGACGCCAGGCTCACCATCGGCCGCTTGCCGCGGTCGGCGCCATCCTCGACCGGTCCACCAAGGAGGTTACCTATGAACCGATCCGATGAGACGCCGACACAGCAGGCGGCGCATCCTCGCGATCGATCCGACCCATCGCGGGTTCGGATACGTGGTACTCGAAGGGCCTGATCGTCTGGTCGACTGGGGCCTTTCCCAGTGGCGCAGCGGTGAAGGCACAGCTGCGATTAAGCGGGTTGGCGATCTCATTCGCCGGCTCGCCCCCGACGTGTTGGTCATCGAGGACACCAGTCACCGCGATTGCCGGCGCAGTCAGCGCGTGCGCCGTTTGCTTCGTGGCGTCGCCATTGCCGCAGCCAAGCTGGAGATCTGTACCCGTCTGCTGCCGGCCGCCGTCGTACGTGCACGGTTCGCGGCGCTCGGCGCCACGAACAAGGACGCTGTCGCACGCATTCTCGCCGAGCGTTTTCCCGAGTTGGCGACGTTCCTTCCGCCTCCGCGGAAGCCGTGGAGGAGCGAGGACGAGCGCATGGCCATCTTCGATGCGCTCGCTCTAAGCCCTTATGCCGATTCCCGGTACGTCTCCACACGGTACCGCCATGGATCACGGTCCGCGTTACCGGGAACCCATTCGGGCTGATCGAGGGCTAGGGTCCGCGCGGCCTGATAAGTTGCGAGGGCGGAAGGCGCTAGCATCCGCTCACCGCGCAACCGGGGTTCTCCGGGGAGTTGATGCGTCCTCACTGACAATAACGCGACGATCTGCAGACAGAGTTCCGCTTGTCTCGGCTTTGCTGATTCGGTGAGATCGGAGACAAGACGATAGCACTCTACCAACGGCTCCCGTCTTCCGTACCGCCTCACGTTGCCATAGCTCAGGCAAATATGCATAACCGCATACAAGCACAACTCTATAACTTGCTGCGTTCCTGAACGCATGTTGAGAGCCGCAATGAGGTCACAAAGCGTCCACAGAAACTCCTGACGAACAGCATCCAAGTCCCCCCACTCGCGGCGGAGGTTTGCCGTCCGTCTTACAACATAATGAAGGATATGCAACGCGACCGTCACCTGATCGGGAATGCACCTCTCTCGACCGAGTATTAAAGCGATTTGTCCCCGGGCAACTTCCCATGAAAATCGGTGGCCACGAGTAAGACGCGAAGGTGTCCTTCCGAAGGGGACACCTGCCTGTCCGGCAATTCGTTTCAGCAGCAGCCGAACTAGAGAGATCAGTTGCACACGATCGCGGGCACCAACGGCACCCATAATGATCTCGTGGATAGCGCCGAGCGGGTCCTGCTCGCCATGCTGGTGGCCCCAAAGGATTAGGCGGTACGCGACCGTCTGAGGGGAACCGACTTCAGGTGTTACATCGGCCAACCCGTAACGACGGATGCCCTTCGTTGTTATGCGTCGGGCTAATCTGGCAGCAAGGAGGTATGGGTCAAGGTTCTCAATTTGCTCGAGGGTCAAGGGGACAAGAAGCAAGATGGAGCTGATTGCGAGAACAATCTCACAATCAAGGTAGCGGTAGTCTTGAGCCGCAATAAAATAGTGCAGGGTGCTCAATAGATACACACCGAGGCTAATTCCCGAGATGAAACACAGTAAGACAAGCAATACAGTCGGGTTACGATAGACCTGCGTTATAGTTCGTGAATAGTTTGGCCGGACAGCGAGTTGGGCGGTTATGAATACAACTGCAATCGTAATTCCCATGATCGCAGCTAAGCTCTGCACTAGAGTGCTTAGCAGATATAACGCAATCGTAAGAATCTCCGGTTGCGAAGGGGGCGGATCGAAGATGCGGAGCCGCCCTGTGATTATGGTGGTCGTGAGAAAGGCAAGCAGAAGGAAGGTTGCTGTGAGGAGAGCGCGACGTACGTGAAAGAGCACGCGTCGATCCTGCGCTACGAAATCGTTTTACTGATCAAGAGCCGTAAGAACCTGTCTTATCGTTGATGCAGCGGCCCTTACAGAAGCAGGTATGCACAACGCAGCTATATCGCCCTTGACAGAATAGCTGTCGAGGCGTTCCAGCTCTGCGACAAGGCGCTCTGCGAATTCATGCCGGGGGCGGTCGCAAAAGTGCAAAAGCGACCCCTGTGGCGGACAGCTTCTTGTTTGGACCTCGGGGTATTGTCTCAGAAATGTCGCATAGCAGCGGCGCATTAGGAAGGATTTGGCAACCAGGAGGGCAGTGGTTGGAATACGACCGGCTTGGCGCAATGTGCGCATGCCAAGAGAAACGTTTTGATAGGTGTTCGTTGCCGTGAGTTCGAGAATGACAGAGCCGGAAGGAACTCCCAGTTCAACCATTCGGTCGCGAAAGACGATGGCTTCCGGCTTCGAGAATACTTCTTTGGTGAGGGCACCGGCATTTCCCGTTACAAGTACGATTGGCGCATAGTGCAGCGAATAGAGTTCTGCCGCCCTTGTCGGTACCGCCAAATCGAGACCGCCAAACACGAAGATTACATCGCTCGGCTGTGGCTGTTCGTTCAGAGCTAGGTAGTCCCAAACAGGACTGACCAAAGCTAAAAATTGCGCATCGTCTTCGAGTTGATGCGAGATCGCTCGTGTGGTCATACAACTATTAGTCTAGGCGAAGTGGGAGTCGCGGTAAACGCGCGCCGCGGGGATTAGAGCCGCCATCTTTCATATTGACGGTGCAAATTGGAGGCGAAGAGGGTACCGGAGTCCTGGTGATTCTGTGTCGTACGGAAACGTCAGGGAGGTCCTCTTTAACCGTGGCCCAGGTGCAGCGCATAGTCATGCGTTTGAATCTACACCGCTTCCTATATGGAGTTACTGATTGTACCGCGGCCCCAAGTCCGCCCACTTCGTCGGATAGCGGCCGCTCTTCTCGTCGTACCGGCTGAGCGCATCGACGTCCTGCTCGGTCTTGAGGAGCGCGCCGACGAACGGGATGTGCGCCTCAACCTTCTCAATGCTCATGCCAGAGCGGAGCAAGGCGCTGATCCAATCGATCAGCTCGGAGGTCGATGGCTTTTTGCGCAGATCGTTCTGCTCGCGCAGCCAGTAGAACTTGATCAGCACCTGGTCGAGCAGCTTGGCGTCGAGATGCGGGTGGTGGACTTCGATGATCTGCCGCATCAGCGACGGATCTGGAAAGTCGATGTAGTAGAAGATGCAGCGGCGCAGGAAGGCGTCCGGCAGCTCCTTCTCGTTGTTCGAGGTGATGAGCACGACTGGTCGGTTTCTGGCGACCACCTCCTCACTGGTCTCGACGATTGTGAACCGCATTTCGTCGAGCTCACGGAGGAGATCGTTCGGAAACTCCAGATCTGCCTTGTCAATCTCGTCGATGAGGAGCACGTGCCGGTCCGCCGCGGAGAAGGTGCGCCCCAGAGGCCCGAGCTTGATGTAGTGCCGGATGTCCGCAACCTCCCCGCCTCCGAAGCGGGAATCGTTCAACCGCTGGACGGTATCGTACACGTAGAGACCGTCCGTCGCCTTCGAGGTCGACTTGATGTGCCACTGGAGGAGCGGCATCCCGAGGCCTTCGGCCACGTGCCTCGCGAGCACCGTCTTCCCTGTGCCGGGCTCGCCCTTGATGAGGAGCGGACGTTCAAGGGCGATCGCGCAGTTCACGGCGTCGACGAGGGGAGCAGAAGCGATGTAGCCAGGCGTTCCTTGGAAGCGCAGGAATCCGTTCTCGTTGCTCATAGACGGCTCACCTAACCCGCCCGCTTGACTAGCTGCAAGCCGCCGGCGCGAGGGCTGCCATCCAGCTGATCACGCTTGCCGCAGTTGGAGCGCCTGCGCGATACTCCGCTGCCCCCAAGGAGCGCTCCATGGCAGTTGCAACTACCGAGACCGCGCATACCCGAGCGGCAACGAGCACGGCAGTCGGTATCTGGGTCCGTGTGTCCACTGAGGATCAGGTCCGTGGCGAAAGCCCGGAGCACCACGAGACGCGCGCCCGCTACTACGCCGAGTCGAAGGGGTGGTCAGTGCATGCGGTCTACCGCCTGGACGGCGTGAGTGGAAAAGACGTGCGGAGCCACGCCGAGTGCCAGCGGATGATGGACGATGTCCGCCACGGCAAGATCTCGGCGCTTGTCTTCAGCAAGCTCGCCAGGCTCGCGAGAAGCACCCGAGACCTACTCGATTTCGCCGACTTCTTCCGAGAGCACGACGCCGACCTCGTGAGCCTCGAAGAGGCCATCGACACGTCAACGCCCGCGGGTCGGCTCTTCTACACGATGATCGCGGCAATGGCGCAGTGGGAGCGCGAGGAAATCGCTTCCCGTGTCGCGGCTTCGGTCCCTGTGCGCGCGAAACTCGGCAAGTCGCTCGGCGGCGCTGCACCGTTCGGCTACCAGTGGCAGGGTCACCAGCTCGTGCCCGATCCGCACGAGGCACCGGTCCGCAAGCTCATGTGTGAGCTTTTCGTGGAGCATCGCCGAGTAGGAACCGTCGCCCGACTCCTGAACGATGCCGGCCACCGTACCCGTTCCGGCAAGCTCTTCGGGAAGACGACGGTGAAGCGGCTCCTCGGCGACCCGACCGCCAAGGGAGTGCACCGCCTGAACTACACCACGGCGCGTGGCGAAAGCGGTGTCATCCTGAAGCCGGAATCAGATTGGGTGCTGGCCGAGGTCGAACCGGTCATCTCCGAGGAGCTCTGGGAGCGCTGCGCCTCCCTTCTCACTGAGCGGGAGAAGACTGCCCGCCGGCCAGCCAGACGGCCTGTCCAGCTCTTCGCCGGCACCACCTTCTGTGCCTGCGGCCAGAAGATGTACGTGCCGTCGAACACGCCGAAGTACGTCTGCCAGAAGTGCCGCAACAAGATCCCCGTGGACGACCTGGAAGCCGTCTTCCAGGAGCAGCTTCGGAACTTCGTCTTCTCGCCAGACGATATTGCCGCTTTCCTAAGCAGCGCCGACGAGGGTATCGCCGAGCGGGAACGGGAACTCAAGGTCCTGGACCAGGACGTCGCGGACCTCAGGCGACGCATGGGCCAGGTCATGCGGCTCTTCCTCGACGGCCAGCTCTCGAAGGATGGTTTCGGACGGGAGTATGGACCGCTCGAAGAGCGGCTCAAGCAGCTCGACGACCGCATCCCCGAGGTCCAGGGCGAGCTCGATTTCCTGAAGATCCAGCGGCTATCGAGCGACGAGGTGCTCTCGGAAGCTCGCGATCTCTACAGCCGCTGGCCGGAGCTGGAGCGCGACGAAAAGCGCCGGATTGTCGAGGCAATCACGGATCGGATCACGATCGGGGAGGACGAAGTCCACATCGACCTCGCCTACCTCCCGTCTCCCTCCGAAGAACTGGCAACAAAGGCCCGAAACCTCTGTCGTTGAGGCGCTGCACGGTGTCGTAGACGTACAGGCCGTCGGCCGCCTTGGAGGTCGACTTGATGTGCCACGACAGCATCGGCATCGACAGGCCGTCGGCGACGTGGCGCGCCAGCACGGTCTTGCCGGTGCCGGGTTCGCCCTTCAGCAGCAGCGGCCGCTCGAGGGCGATGGCGCAGTTGACCGCGTCGACCAGCGGCTGCGACGCGATGTAGCCGGCCGTGCCCTGAAAGCGGAGAAACCCGTTGTCGGTGCTCATTGGGGGTGGCCTAGCGTCCCCGGGGGGTGGGGTTCAAGGGCCCGTCGGCCGGGGGGCGCCACGGCGACGGTGGCGCCGCGCCGAGTCACTCCAACAGCCGCGCCCGCAGGCCGTCGAGCGCTTCGTCGCTGACGCCGGCGGCGCGGGCGTAGTCCCGCATCGACCCGTACGCCTCGCGCAGCCGGGTCAGCAGACCCGCCATGGTCTCCGGCTCGGCGTGCATGGTGTCGGGCGGCAGCGCGCTGAGCATCTCGTAGTAGCCCTTGGTCGCCATCAGGCGCTCGACGATGGCGTCGAGATTCTCCTTGGTGGCGGCGTAGTCGGCGACGATGACCGCATCGGGCACGCCGAGCAGGCCGAGCAGCACGGCGGAGACCACGCCGGTGCGATCCTTGCCCGCCGCGCAGTGGTACACCGCCGGCGCATCGCTGGCAGCGAGCGCCGTCACCACCCGGCCGATCGGCTCCTGCGCGAACTGCGCCAGGAGGAAGTAGCGATCGGTGAGGGTCATCTCCGAGGGCGCGCTCTTCACCGATTGGCCGTCGAACAGCGGCAGGTGGTGGAAGGCGACCGCCTCGTGCGCCAGCGGTCCGCGCCCCTCGGAGCGCAGCTCGGCGGTCGAGCGCAGGTCGATGACGGTGCCGAGCCGGATCTCCTCGCGCAGGTGCGCGACGTCCTGCCGGGTCAGGTGGTGCAGGGCATCGCTGCGGAACACCTGTCGCCAGCGGACGGCGCGCCCGTCGGCGGTCGGATAGCCGCCGAGGTCGCGGAAGTTGAGACAGCCTTCGAGATCGATGGTGCGGTTCATGCGGGCGGGCGGCGCGCGGCGATCCGCCGACGGCGGATGGTCGACGGCGGTCTCCTCATTTGGCGTAGGTCCGATTCAGGTAGGCGACGATGTCCGCGGATTCGAACATCTCGCGGCCGGTGTTCGGGTCCGCCAGGTAGGGCACCATCATCGTGCCGGAGCGCTTCACGAACGCCTCGCGGCTGGGGCTGCCCTTGGCGACGTTGTGCAGATGATAGGGCAGCTCGAGGGCGCTCAGGCGCTCGCGCACCAGCCGGCAGAAGGGCGAGGCCTCGAAACTCCACAGCTCGAGCGGCCGCTTCGGCTGCCGCGCCGGCTCGTAGCGGCCGCCGATGCCCGGGCGGACGGCGCTGGCGGCGAACGACGACAGATCGGTGAGCGGCCCGAGGCGGAGCGGCAGCGGCACCTCGCCGTCGCCGTACTCGGCGAACAGGTAGGTGACGATGTCGTCCGATTCGTAGAGCTCGCGCCTGGTGTTGGGGTCGACGAGGAAGGGGAACTGCGCCTTGCCGCCGCGCTCGGCGACCCGCTGGCGGAAGCGCGGGCCGCCCTTCGGGCACGGATAGACCATCGCCTCGAGGTCGAGCGCCGAGAGCGCCTCGCGCACCTTGCGGCAGTATGGGCAGGCTTCGAACTCGTAGAGCTCGAGGAGTCGGGCCGGGCGTTTGCCGAGCCGGCCGACGGACAGGCCGCCGCCCAGCCGGGCGGCCGAGGCGGCGAGCGAGGAGGCGACGTCGAGCGCGCGCAACATGCGCTGACCGTATCCAAGATGGA
It includes:
- a CDS encoding recombinase family protein gives rise to the protein MAVATTETAHTRAATSTAVGIWVRVSTEDQVRGESPEHHETRARYYAESKGWSVHAVYRLDGVSGKDVRSHAECQRMMDDVRHGKISALVFSKLARLARSTRDLLDFADFFREHDADLVSLEEAIDTSTPAGRLFYTMIAAMAQWEREEIASRVAASVPVRAKLGKSLGGAAPFGYQWQGHQLVPDPHEAPVRKLMCELFVEHRRVGTVARLLNDAGHRTRSGKLFGKTTVKRLLGDPTAKGVHRLNYTTARGESGVILKPESDWVLAEVEPVISEELWERCASLLTEREKTARRPARRPVQLFAGTTFCACGQKMYVPSNTPKYVCQKCRNKIPVDDLEAVFQEQLRNFVFSPDDIAAFLSSADEGIAERERELKVLDQDVADLRRRMGQVMRLFLDGQLSKDGFGREYGPLEERLKQLDDRIPEVQGELDFLKIQRLSSDEVLSEARDLYSRWPELERDEKRRIVEAITDRITIGEDEVHIDLAYLPSPSEELATKARNLCR
- a CDS encoding tyrosine-protein phosphatase, which codes for MNRTIDLEGCLNFRDLGGYPTADGRAVRWRQVFRSDALHHLTRQDVAHLREEIRLGTVIDLRSTAELRSEGRGPLAHEAVAFHHLPLFDGQSVKSAPSEMTLTDRYFLLAQFAQEPIGRVVTALAASDAPAVYHCAAGKDRTGVVSAVLLGLLGVPDAVIVADYAATKENLDAIVERLMATKGYYEMLSALPPDTMHAEPETMAGLLTRLREAYGSMRDYARAAGVSDEALDGLRARLLE
- a CDS encoding toprim domain-containing protein, which encodes MTHIDDLAAVAVGFHEALPDRIREYLNGRGIPDGIISRYRLGWNGRRITIPITNRDGIVSFFKLAKDPADASDAPKMLVNAGGSVELYGWERVLAKTSPLVICEGEFDRLVLESRGFPAVTSTGGCGVFRKEWAKEFAEIREVYICFDNDEPGRDGAQRVAELIPYAKIVRLTDDVGPAGDITDFLVRLGRSNDDFVDLLKTAVPAQKSSRPPRDRSPRAHEPDSPLARRVARLKSSLSIVEVIEPYVTLRIGHGVLRGHCPFHQDDTPSFTVYPATGTFHCFGCRIHGDAIRFLMEAAHLTFYQALEALESHQRHGRAA
- a CDS encoding MoxR family ATPase; amino-acid sequence: MSNENGFLRFQGTPGYIASAPLVDAVNCAIALERPLLIKGEPGTGKTVLARHVAEGLGMPLLQWHIKSTSKATDGLYVYDTVQRLNDSRFGGGEVADIRHYIKLGPLGRTFSAADRHVLLIDEIDKADLEFPNDLLRELDEMRFTIVETSEEVVARNRPVVLITSNNEKELPDAFLRRCIFYYIDFPDPSLMRQIIEVHHPHLDAKLLDQVLIKFYWLREQNDLRKKPSTSELIDWISALLRSGMSIEKVEAHIPFVGALLKTEQDVDALSRYDEKSGRYPTKWADLGPRYNQ
- a CDS encoding AAA family ATPase, whose product is MSTDNGFLRFQGTAGYIASQPLVDAVNCAIALERPLLLKGEPGTGKTVLARHVADGLSMPMLSWHIKSTSKAADGLYVYDTVQRLNDRGFGPLLPVLRRETGGRRGRCGLRPPRS
- a CDS encoding helix-turn-helix transcriptional regulator, with product MHRRRAGLTQADMAYLLGVQSSGKVSRYERFARRPALETAMAFEVILGVPIVDLFAGVREDIEHEVRKRALRLRRRLLRRQAHHRPLAAVGAILDRSTKEVTYEPIR
- a CDS encoding YdcF family protein gives rise to the protein MTTRAISHQLEDDAQFLALVSPVWDYLALNEQPQPSDVIFVFGGLDLAVPTRAAELYSLHYAPIVLVTGNAGALTKEVFSKPEAIVFRDRMVELGVPSGSVILELTATNTYQNVSLGMRTLRQAGRIPTTALLVAKSFLMRRCYATFLRQYPEVQTRSCPPQGSLLHFCDRPRHEFAERLVAELERLDSYSVKGDIAALCIPASVRAAASTIRQVLTALDQ
- a CDS encoding glutathione S-transferase N-terminal domain-containing protein; the encoded protein is MLRALDVASSLAASAARLGGGLSVGRLGKRPARLLELYEFEACPYCRKVREALSALDLEAMVYPCPKGGPRFRQRVAERGGKAQFPFLVDPNTRRELYESDDIVTYLFAEYGDGEVPLPLRLGPLTDLSSFAASAVRPGIGGRYEPARQPKRPLELWSFEASPFCRLVRERLSALELPYHLHNVAKGSPSREAFVKRSGTMMVPYLADPNTGREMFESADIVAYLNRTYAK